GTGACCTTCATGTAAAGATGGATCTGTTTGAGGTATTACTAAGAAATCATATTTGTAAATGGTCCATCATTTATTATTCTTTCCCCGCAGCCAGGACTTTATGTTATTTTCTCATCTTATTCAGGAGCTCAAGCGGAAAATTTTAAGCGAGAAAGAGCTTCTGGATTTGCTAGTTAAAAGTTCCAATACTTACTATGAGACATTGGACGATGTAGAAGGCCTAACAATCTTACGCTTGCAATTGGAATTTAATAGACTGTTACGTGATGACGAGGTAAACTGAAAATTGATTTATATATATTGCAATTATTTGCCAAATCATGAGTTAATGAGAGTAATGATGCATGGCTTGATCATCTGTAATCGTTTGTTTTATTGTTGACTCAGAAGGATCTTTCATCGAAGTGGGTGGAGACAACACGAGGCGTGATGAAGCTAATCCAGGAAGAAGAGGAACGAATGCAAAAGGCAAGGTCAAGATCTCTTTACAtaccaagaaaataataataaaaggtTAAGATCTCTTCTTGACTTCCCTAGAACTATGGGTTGATGTGTTTATATAAGCTCTTGGAACACAATACTTCCTGAATTCTGGATTCTGCAACTGTGGAACCCAGTGTTAAGGGCTCTGGATACATTTGAGTATTTTATTGTACCTTTACTTTGGACTATTTATCAGCTCCACTTTTACTTGCATACCCAACCCAAGACCAAACATGTAGAAATATCATAAGAATGTGTTGGCATTAATTCGTAACCGTCTTTGCAGCAAGTACTGGCCTAATGATTGTAGCCAAAATTTGAAACTGTTCTTGAAGCCATTTTATTGCATCGTTTGAATGCTGCTGATGTCCAAAGAAATTTCTCGTTTCACATTTCTCAAATAACTCTTCGAATCTTGATGTGTACTCATAAAGTAAAAAGCAAAAAACTACACGTTGAACGACTTGTCACAGCGTGCAGAGTTGGGTCTGTCCAATTAGTCTGCCTGTAGTAATTAGTTGAGTGTGTTTAACAAATCTGTTATTGGTTATACTGTCCATTTGATGAAGAACATGTGCTCTCCATCATATGTCGTGCACGGCGCCTTGCTTGTAACAGTGAAAGTACTACAGAATGGTGGATGCTTTGACGCTTCAAGACGTGGTTTTCCATCCATATGTTGAGTATATTGATTTTTCTCATGTCACGGGTTACAACAGACCGTTGTTTCACCCTGGAggttgtacaatgtataatcctcgGAGAGTACTGAGAAAATGTTCCTGCATCCAAACTATCCCAAACGAGGACAAATTCAACTTCAAGGTGACGAAGCGAGGAACCAATAACACCGAAAAGAATTTTGATCCCAAATACGATCCTACTCATCTGTGGTCCATTGGAACAACATGGCGCAGTTTATTGTTCCTACTGTAGACTTGCCGGATTCCATTGATGATCCAAATGCTATTGAAGTGGGTTACATTGAATGTTATGAAAAATGGTCTCATCCTTTGGTAATAAACAAAGTCTAACAAGCTCGTGCTGACAAAGCGAAAAGTGAAGATAGTGGAGAAAGAGGCTCAGAAAATTATGAAGAATACGCCTAAATGTGGTGATGAGGCTTTGATCTTATAGAATGCGCCGGTAA
Above is a genomic segment from Papaver somniferum cultivar HN1 chromosome 10, ASM357369v1, whole genome shotgun sequence containing:
- the LOC113314969 gene encoding uncharacterized protein LOC113314969 isoform X2, encoding MLSTISSSDALEDRHQEWLSEKLKEDNPEDLLKSANHVIARLDDRMNKMDKNVQNEITKQMENKLSSLGDISVRFQAGDLHVKMDLFEELKRKILSEKELLDLLVKSSNTYYETLDDVEGLTILRLQLEFNRLLRDDEKDLSSKWVETTRGVMKLIQEEEERMQKARSRSLYIPRK